The genomic DNA GTGCGACGCCAGCACGGGGAAGTACCCAGCCGCGCCAGTAAGACAGGATGGCCATGCCGCTGCCAACGAGGGGCGAGATAATCATGCCGAGGGCGAATTGGCCATAATGGGCAAAAGTCACCATAACGATGCCGGTCAGAATTGATGGCACGGCATAGAGGGGGCTGCCACCGAAGATGGACGGGATTTGCCCAGAGGCAATATCGCGGACCATGCCGCCGCCGACCGCAGTTAGCACTCCCAAGAACACGCACGGGATAAGCGGCATGCCGTGCGTGAGCGCCTTGACGCATCCGGTGGTGGACCAGACGCCGAGAATAATGGCATCGCCGTGTTCGCGAAAAATTTCCCATGCCTTGCCTTTGAGATCGGTAAGGAATGCGATGAGCGCACCCACACAGGCAAGCCCCAGGTACCACGGATCGGCAATGGCGGCCGCTGCCCCATCGGCAATGAGCATATCGCGAAGCATGCCGCCGGCCAGCCCGGAGAAAAGAGCAAGGAATACAAATCCAACGATGTCGAATTCGCGGCGGCGGGCGATCGTGCCGCCGATGATGCCATTCAATGCCACACCGAGGAGATCAAAGGCCTGATAGAGCGAATTGATTAGAGGATCGACATCGTGCATGATTCTTAGGCCTCCTGCCGCACGGGTAGAATTTCGGCGTGACTGCGACCGCGTTTTAGTCTCCGACGTGTCAGCATGGCTCTTATTTAACCAACTCGTTTCTCTGAAAGATCGCTTTTCCCATGTCTAAATCCAATGCCCGGTATTTCATCTGGTCCAATGGCCTGCAAAATTTGGGCGATCAGATTGTTGCCGCCAAGACGGTTTTGCCTGCACTTTTCAGTGCGGCCGGCGTGCCAGCATTCTTTACCGGTTTGCTCACCCCCATCCGCGAGTCAGGCTCGATGCTGCCGCAGGCGGCGCTGACCCCGTGGGTGACTACATACCGGGCCCGCAAGCGCCTGTGGATTATCGGTTCGCTTGGCCAGGCGGTAGCTGCCGCGGTCATCGCGCTAGCGGCATTCTTTACCCGCGGGGTAGTACTCGGCGTGGTGGCGCTTGTGGCCTTGGCGGCCCTCTCGCTTTTTCGCGCCCTGTGCTCGATTGCGGGCAAGGACGTGCAGGCTCGCACCATTTCCAAGGGCGCGCGTGGCCGAGTGACCGGAAGTGCGGCCGCGCTCGGTGGCGGTGCTACCTTGCTTACCGGAATTATCCTTTACTTTTTAGGCGAGCTCAGCATCCCCATGATGGGCGCGGTACTCGCCATCGGCGCGGCCACGTGGGCCATTGCCGCGTGGGTCTTTTCGCACGTGGACGAGCCGGTGCCAGAGGAGGCCGAAGGGGGCATCGATAAGCACTGGTGGCAAGATACCTGGCAGCTTTTTACTAGTGATAGGCAATTTCGCAATTTCGTCATTGTCCGCGCGCTTCTTTTGGTCTCGGCGCTATCTACCTCTTTTATCGTATTGCTCAGCAGCAACCTTTCCGGGCTCTACGGCTTCGTGCTTGCCTCGGGGCTGGCCTCGCTGGTAGGCGGGCGTATTTCCGGTGTCTATTCGGATAAGTCCTCTAAGAACACCATGGCTGTGGGCGCGGCCGTGGCATCCGTCGTGCTGGTGCTTTTGGTGGCCAGCTCGCATTGGGCCCCGGATGGAGTCAATGCCTGGGTCATGCCTATAGGTTTCTTTGCGGTTAACCTCGCGCATACCGCCATCCGCGTGGCGCGAAAGACCTACGTGGTGGATATGGCTGGCGGCGATAAGCGCACCCAATATGTGGGTGCTGCGAATACGATGATGGGCGTCATTTTGCTTATCGTGGGTGGTATTTCCTCCGTTGTAGCGCTTGCCGGGCCGGAGGCGGCGCTGCTATTCCTTGCCCTCATCGGTTTTATCGGTGTGTGGCGCGCCCGCGGCCTGAAGGAGGTTTCTCACACATAAATTGCACTTGGGCTATAGGATGTAGTCCGGATAATAATCAGACTCAACCCCAGGAGTTCAATAACCCGTGGTAGCAACAACCCCGTGTGCCGTAGTAGTCCTTGCGGCTGGTGCCGGCACCCGCATGAAGTCCACCAAGCAAAAGACCTTGCACGAGATTGGCGGGCGCAGCTTGCTCGGCCACGCTCTGCATGCCGCTGCCGGGATTAATCCGGAGCGCATCGTCACGGTGGTGGGGCACCAACGCGACCAAGTCTCCCCCGCGGTCGACGCCATTGCTGCGGAGCTGGACTGTGAGGTGCTCCAGGCGGTGCAGGAAGAGCAGCTGGGCACTGGCCACGCTGTGGCCTGCGGCTTGGAGCCTATTCCAGAGTTCGAGGGCACCATCATCGTCACCAATGGTGATGTGCCGCTGCTTACCCCGGAAACCATTGAAGGCCTGCGCACTACC from Corynebacterium tuberculostearicum includes the following:
- a CDS encoding MFS transporter; its protein translation is MSKSNARYFIWSNGLQNLGDQIVAAKTVLPALFSAAGVPAFFTGLLTPIRESGSMLPQAALTPWVTTYRARKRLWIIGSLGQAVAAAVIALAAFFTRGVVLGVVALVALAALSLFRALCSIAGKDVQARTISKGARGRVTGSAAALGGGATLLTGIILYFLGELSIPMMGAVLAIGAATWAIAAWVFSHVDEPVPEEAEGGIDKHWWQDTWQLFTSDRQFRNFVIVRALLLVSALSTSFIVLLSSNLSGLYGFVLASGLASLVGGRISGVYSDKSSKNTMAVGAAVASVVLVLLVASSHWAPDGVNAWVMPIGFFAVNLAHTAIRVARKTYVVDMAGGDKRTQYVGAANTMMGVILLIVGGISSVVALAGPEAALLFLALIGFIGVWRARGLKEVSHT
- a CDS encoding trimeric intracellular cation channel family protein, with the translated sequence MHDVDPLINSLYQAFDLLGVALNGIIGGTIARRREFDIVGFVFLALFSGLAGGMLRDMLIADGAAAAIADPWYLGLACVGALIAFLTDLKGKAWEIFREHGDAIILGVWSTTGCVKALTHGMPLIPCVFLGVLTAVGGGMVRDIASGQIPSIFGGSPLYAVPSILTGIVMVTFAHYGQFALGMIISPLVGSGMAILSYWRGWVLPRAGVAPVNYTAAQVAAIAKKAELKGFHRGRKKN